AGCAAGGGATATTTTTATAATTAAATTTACAAATACAGGTGTCCGCTTATGGGCTACTTATTTTGGCGGTGATGGTGACGATTTTCGCGAACCACTTGCGGCAGATAAACTGAGCAACCTTTTTGTAGCGGGGGAATGGACAAATGAAACAGGTGCTTTATTAACTGACTCTTCTTACCCGTTAACCGACCCGGGTGGAGGGGCTTATTATGATACAACATTTAATGGGATTACCTCCTATGATGATGATGGGTTCGTCGCAAAATTTATTCCTTCTGTTTTAACGCTTACATCTGCTGCTGTATCTGCGTCTTGTGGCTGCAATGGATTAGCTACCACAACTCCCTCAGGAGGTTGCCAGCCATATAAGTATTCTTGGTATAACATTGGTTGGACGCAGGTTGGGAATACACAAGCAATCAGTTCATTGTGTTCGGGCAATTACCAGGTCATCGTCAATGATACCGTTAATTGTGTTAATGATACTGATTTTGTTAATGTTCCCTCGGGTGTTGGCTTAGCTTTAAATGGCACTCAAACTGATCTGTTATGTAATGGAGTAACTAATGGTACTGCAAGTATAACGATAAGTAACGGTAGCGGTCCTTATACCTACGCCTGGAGCAATGGGCAAGCTACGCAAACAGCTACAGGTCTTGCTGCTGGTAGCTATACCATTACAGTGAGCGATGCAAATAGCTGTTCATCCACTGCCGTTTTCGTTATTACATCCCCTCTCCCTTTAATAGGAGAATTTACTAAAGGGACTGCGATCTGTAATGGTTGCGGTTGTAAACAATGGATAATGATAGGGGCCACTGGTGGTATAAGTCCATACACTTATTCCTGGCCAGATGGTTATATAAATAGGTATAAGAACAATCTTTGTCCAGGTTCGTATTCAGTAAATATTTCAGATACAAATGGCTGTAGTATAAATATTAACTTGAGTACTCCATAAAATTTCTTTGAAATAGGTAGTATAAAAAATGGAAGCAAGTGATAAAGCAACTGCACATATTTCAAACTATTGGAGCAAAAGCAGTTGTTGTTTTCTTACAGATGTAGTGTTATTCAATGGCTACACTCTGGTTCATCATAATGTTGAGCTGGGAAATTTTCAAGCCGGAAACCTGAAGCCCGAAATTTCGAACTCTATTCATAGCAATGATTAATCCCGCCCAGGCGGGACTCTAACCAGCTGAGCTATGCTTTTCTGCTCATTTATATCATTTAACAAACGTTCAATATAAATTCGGCTTTTTTTCTTTTTTATATGCCTTTCAGCTTTTACCGCTTCGCTTCGGGTTTCACCTACCATAAACGATACCTTTAATTCCCATGGTAAATGTTTGAATGTGAATTTTGTTCGTTGGGGGTTGTTGTGTTCAGAGAGTATGCGGTCAACATTATCCGTGTGACCAATATAATAAATATCAGACTTTATAGAATGAGAATGTAGATGTAAAAGGCCATAAAAATAAAAAAGCCCAAGCAGACTGCTTGGGCTTGCTCCCCGAACTGGGCTCGAACCAGTGACCCCATGATTAACAGTCATGTGCTCTAACCAGCTGAGCTATCAGGGAATATTTAATAGAAGAACAACTTTTAATAAATCAATTAATCCTGAACCAATGACCCCATGATTAATCCCGCTTTTGGCGGGACTCTAACCAGCTGAGCTATCAGGGAATATTAATTATTTGTAAAAAAAGAACGTTTAATGTGCTGAATAGGAGAACTCCCCCTAAAAAGGACTGCAATATTAGCACATGTGAGCAAATTATACAATATATTTACGAAATAATTAAAAAACCCACTCATTATGAGCCTATTAGTTGTTGGAACCGTAGCTTTTGATGCCATTGAAACACCTTTTGGCAAAACAGATAAGATAATTGGAGGCGCTGCCACGTATATTTCTTTGTCGGCTTCTTACTTTACAAAAAAGATAAACCTTGTTTCGGTGGTGGGAGATGATTTCCCGCAGGACACTATAAAAATGTTGCAAGGCAAGGGAGTTAACTCCGAAGGATTACAGATACTGAAAGGTCAAAAGACGTTTTTTTGGTCTGGGAAGT
Above is a window of Bacteroidota bacterium DNA encoding:
- a CDS encoding GIY-YIG nuclease family protein, whose amino-acid sequence is MTVNHGVTGSSPVRGASPSSLLGLFYFYGLLHLHSHSIKSDIYYIGHTDNVDRILSEHNNPQRTKFTFKHLPWELKVSFMVGETRSEAVKAERHIKKKKSRIYIERLLNDINEQKSIAQLVRVPPGRD
- a CDS encoding SprB repeat-containing protein; this translates as ARDIFIIKFTNTGVRLWATYFGGDGDDFREPLAADKLSNLFVAGEWTNETGALLTDSSYPLTDPGGGAYYDTTFNGITSYDDDGFVAKFIPSVLTLTSAAVSASCGCNGLATTTPSGGCQPYKYSWYNIGWTQVGNTQAISSLCSGNYQVIVNDTVNCVNDTDFVNVPSGVGLALNGTQTDLLCNGVTNGTASITISNGSGPYTYAWSNGQATQTATGLAAGSYTITVSDANSCSSTAVFVITSPLPLIGEFTKGTAICNGCGCKQWIMIGATGGISPYTYSWPDGYINRYKNNLCPGSYSVNISDTNGCSININLSTP